A single Bicyclus anynana chromosome 19, ilBicAnyn1.1, whole genome shotgun sequence DNA region contains:
- the LOC112050652 gene encoding uncharacterized protein LOC112050652: MVGKTVVSPKQMEILVSFMEENKDFGRGHVFGKGPLAKQMMAAKWAKLATRLNSVTGANKSARKWREYWNDKKYSVRKKSLSISGGGSSKKSLDEMDIRILNVVGKVAVYSEESVRIPNPFDDETAVEDELPAEAGFNGVHSEGTSNSASTAPLKRRRYIRTRRSLVAPDWAVQIEARRARAEERSAAAFEALASSASGLSESLAGIRLELAQIRTLLETRQNNNY; the protein is encoded by the exons ATGGTCGGCAAAACAGTAGTGTCTCCAAAACAGATGGAGATTCTGGTATCGTTTATGGAGGAGAACAAGGACTTTGGAAGAGGGCACGTCTTCGGCAAAGGTCCACTCGCCAAGCAGATGATGGCGGCAAAGTGGGCCAAGCTGGCCACAAGGCTCAACAGTGTTACTGGGGCCAACAAATCAGCGAGAAAGTGGAGAGAG TATTGGAATGACAAAAAGTACTCAGTGAGAAAAAAATCACTGTCAATATCAGGTGGAGGCTCCAGCAAGAAGTCACTGGATGAGATGGACATCAGGATACTGAATGTGGTTGGCAAGGTGGCTGTATACTCAGAGGAGTCTGTCCGGATACCCAATCCCTTTGATGAT GAGACTGCAGTGGAAGACGAACTCCCTGCAGAGGCAGGCTTCAATGGAGTCCACTCGGAAGGGACCAGTAACTCAGCCTCTACTGCTCCATTGAAGCGACGTCGTTATATAC GAACTCGCAGAAGTTTAGTAGCACCTGATTGGGCAGTGCAGATTGAGGCACGGAGAGCTCGGGCCGAGGAGCGCTCTGCAGCCGCCTTCGAAGCCCTAGCCTCCTCCGCCTCGGGCCTCAGTGAGAGCCTCGCTGGCATACGACTTGAGCTCGCACAAATACGAACACTACTTGAAACTCGGCAGAACAATAACTATTGA